The following proteins are co-located in the Solanum pennellii chromosome 1, SPENNV200 genome:
- the LOC107016245 gene encoding receptor-like protein kinase ANXUR1, whose translation MKFYTFLVIITTFCSLLSKVYSLTNVTNSYSFVLSCGATSNATDADGRIWSPDSTYFPSSSGNSITFKAQYQDPSLISDIPYMTARIFKNQTTYSFPVSPKSRHWIRLHFYPSSYDNFNCSSSFFSVNIAGFTLLNNFSASITAQALTQAYIIREFTLVPLQTSTLNITFAPSSAYNDSFAFINGIEIVSMPEIFEPAPMVGFSDQTTETQASSMQTMFRLNVGGQYIPANNDSGLGRIWYDDAPYLFGASFGITSAANNSMKISYPSNLPNYIAPEDVYRTARTMGPNADVNRNYNLTWIFQVDTNFTYLVRLHFCDFQMKRMNQRVFKVFLNNQTALEEADVVGWSSAQNVPAYKDFVIYQTGDDDMWVALHPTDETKAQFYDAILNGLEIFKINDTKGNLAGPNPVPSPPLAAADTDSQSKPAFASNKTSKKGIIVGSVAGMTAGLSIVVVVLACVKRRKNINNGGNKSSRGGWLPIYSSRSTETRTTISGKSSGSSHISNIGGGLCRYFTLAEIKQGTKNFDESRVIGVGGFGKVYRGEIDGGTMVAIKRANPSSEQGLHEFQTEIELLSKLRHRHLVSLIGACEENDEMILVYDYMANGTLREHLYKHNKPPLSWKQRLDICIGAARGLHYLHTGARYTIIHRDVKTTNILVDDKWVAKVSDFGLSKTGPNLQQTHVSTMVKGSFGYLDPEYFRRQQLTEKSDVYSFGVVLFEVLSGRPALNASLPKEQVSLADWALHCHRKNTTKELMDPHIKGEIIEECLKQFIDTAVSCLSDHGTDRPSMGSVLWNLEYCLQLQSDPDEPKMVAEQKANDAYAMHKELLTVAEEGKESVEDSTGTVFSQIVNPQGR comes from the coding sequence ATGAAATTTTACACATTTTTGGTTATCATAACCACATTCTGTTCCCTCTTAAGCAAGGTATATTCATTAACAAATGTTACAAAttcttattcttttgttttgtcTTGTGGAGCTACAAGTAATGCCACAGATGCAGATGGAAGGATTTGGAGTCCAGATTCTACATATTTCCCTTCATCTTCTGGTAATTCAATCACATTTAAAGCTCAATATCAAGACCCTTCATTGATTTCTGATATTCCTTATATGACTGCTAGAATTTTCAAGAATCAAACCACTTATTCCTTCCCTGTTTCTCCGAAATCTCGCCATTGGATTAGACTTCATTTTTATCCTTCTTCCTATGACAATTTCAATTGTTCCAGTTCATTCTTTTCTGTAAATATTGCGGGTTTTACTCTTCTAAACAACTTTAGTGCTTCAATCACAGCACAAGCACTAACACAGGCTTATATCATAAGAGAATTCACTCTTGTCCCTCTCCAAACTTCTACACTTAACATAACATTTGCCCCTTCTTCCGCGTATAATGACTCATTTGCGTTTATCAATGGGATTGAGATTGTTTCAATGCCTGAAATATTTGAACCCGCGCCTATGGTGGGGTTCTCAGATCAGACTACGGAAACACAAGCTTCTTCTATGCAAACTATGTTCAGGTTAAATGTTGGTGGACAGTACATTCCAGCTAATAATGACTCGGGCTTAGGGAGAATATGGTATGATGACGCGCCATATTTGTTTGGCGCATCTTTTGGTATCACGTCTGCAGCTAATAAtagtatgaaaatttcataTCCTTCTAATTTACCTAATTACATTGCTCCAGAGGATGTTTATAGGACAGCACGAACGATGGGGCCAAATGCTGATGTTAATAGGAATTATAATCTGACTTGGATCTTCCAAGTTGATACAAATTTTACTTATCTTGTGAGGTTACATTTCTGTGattttcaaatgaaaaggatGAATCAGAGGGTGTTTAAGGTATTTCTTAATAATCAGACTGCTTTAGAAGAAGCTGATGTGGTTGGGTGGTCTTCTGCTCAAAATGTGCCAGCATACAAGGACTTTGTAATATATCAAACTGGTGATGATGATATGTGGGTAGCTTTACATCCTACTGATGAGACGAAGGCCCAGTTTTATGATGCAATCCTCAATGGATTAGAGATTTTTAAGATCAACGATACAAAGGGGAATTTGGCAGGGCCTAATCCTGTGCCATCACCACCCCTAGCAGCTGCAGACACTGATTCTCAGTCAAAACCAGCATTTGCATCAAACAAAACTAGTAAGAAAGGCATAATAGTTGGTTCGGTGGCAGGAATGACAGCTGGACTTAGTATCGTTGTTGTTGTACTTGCTTGTGTCAAGCGACGAAAGAATATAAACAATGGAGGGAATAAGTCTAGCAGAGGTGGTTGGTTACCTATTTATAGTTCTAGGAGTACAGAAACTAGAACAACTATCTCAGGTAAAAGCAGTGGCAGTAGTCACATTTCCAACATTGGTGGAGGCCTTTGTAGGTACTTCACCTTAGCTGAGATAAAACAAGGTACAAAGAATTTTGACGAGTCACGAGTTATTGGAGTTGGAGGATTTGGTAAAGTATATAGAGGAGAGATTGATGGAGGGACTATGGTTGCTATTAAGAGAGCAAACCCTTCTTCTGAACAAGGTCTTCATGAGTTCCAAACTGAGATAGAATTGCTTTCAAAACTTAGACATAGACATTTAGTCTCACTGATTGGGGCTTGTGAAGAGAATGATGAGATGATATTAGTCTATGATTACATGGCTAATGGGACATTGAGAGAGCACCTTTACAAGCACAACAAGCCACCCTTGTCATGGAAGCAAAGGTTGGATATTTGTATTGGTGCAGCCAGAGGTCTTCACTATCTTCACACTGGTGCAAGGTACACTATCATCCATAGGGATGTGAAAACTACAAACATTTTGGTGGATGACAAGTGGGTGGCGAAAGTTTCTGATTTCGGGCTTTCGAAAACCGGACCTAATCTCCAACAAACTCATGTTAGTACAATGGTGAAAGGAAGTTTTGGATACTTGGATCCAGAGTATTTCAGAAGACAGCAACTGACAGAAAAGTCTGATGTCTACTCTTTTGGGGTTGTCCTATTTGAAGTATTGTCCGGAAGGCCAGCTCTAAATGCTAGTCTTCCAAAGGAACAAGTCAGTCTAGCAGATTGGGCATTACACTGCCATAGGAAAAATACTACCAAGGAACTTATGGATCCACATATTAAAGGGGAGATTATAGAAGAATGTCTGAAGCAATTCATCGATACAGCAGTGAGTTGTTTGTCTGATCACGGAACTGATCGTCCTTCAATGGGTTCAGTGCTGTGGAATCTTGAGTACTGCCTTCAGTTGCAAAGTGATCCTGATGAACCAAAAATGGTGGCGGAACAGAAAGCTAATGATGCCTATGCTATGCATAAAGAGTTGTTAACGGTTGCAGAAGAAGGTAAGGAGTCGGTGGAGGACAGCACGGGCACTGTCTTCTCACAAATTGTAAATCCACAAGGTAGATAG